The Bubalus bubalis isolate 160015118507 breed Murrah chromosome 1, NDDB_SH_1, whole genome shotgun sequence genome includes a region encoding these proteins:
- the LOC112578700 gene encoding putative protein FAM90A24P: MAGHYRWLRAFRLFQDQKVRKQNPGPGRQTAPPPQEKDSMVKCKDCGAFGHTARSLRCPMKRWQEALVPLPLGSRFGKENLAWKLQDPPTPGTPNTAEREEEERQRKEEQQRKLLQRFPRRPRNPKPQSWKEEPEPSLCLRHPNMPLLIHTSKRKSFQDPDHPRGSPTRRDEVKSSLPAVPLIGRNMAPASKGRIKAPGKRYAQSPTLTCVNRPKKPRLSPVQTPQQSTPTADLGAFLNLPPPPSTAGRGPRVATHVSRETPAQGQRLDLQPPADRSPSRSVRAVSAAHPLSIVGVPAQPLRMLFLRDGEGCWSCRYKAPPSPWPAERPAPPAQSPSVHQEPEGHAVPGPRSVLYDDLQVSSSSEESDWEQDTSGN; the protein is encoded by the exons ATGGCTGGTCATTACAGATGGCTGAGAGCCTTCCGACTCTTTCAAGACCAGAAAGTGAGGAAGCAAAACCCGGGACCTGGGAGGCAGACGGCTCCCCCACCACAGGAGAAAGACTCTATG GTGAAGTGTAAGGACTGTGGAGCCTTTGGGCACACAGCAAGGAGCCTCAGGTGCCCCATGAAGCGCTGGCAAGAGGCTCTGGTCCCCCTGCCCTTGGGGTCCAGATTCGGTAAGGAGAACCTGGCGTGGAAGCTGCAGGACCCACCGACCCCAGGGACCCCTAACACGgctgagagagaggaggaggaaaggcagaG GAAAGAGGAGCAGCAGAGGAAGCTCCTGCAGCGATTTCCCAGGAGGCCCCGCAATCCGAAGCCGCAGAGCTGGAAGGAGGAGCCGGAGCCCAGCCTCTGCCTGAGG CACCCAAACATGCCGCTGCTTATCCACACATCCAAGAGGAAATCCTTCCAGGATCCAGATCACCCAAGAGGGTCACCAACGAGGAGAGATGAAGTGAAATCCAGCCTCCCCGCAGTGCCTCTCATCGGCAGGAATATGGCCCCGGCCTCCAAGGGCCGCATCAAGGCTCCAGGCAAGAGATATGCACAGAGCCCCACCCTGACATGTGTGAACCGCCCAAAGAAACCTAGACTCAGCCCCGTCCAGACCCCCCAGCAGAGCACTCCGACAGCAGATCTGGGGGCCTTCCTGAatctccctcctccacccagcACAGCTGGACGTGGACCGAGAGTGGCCACCCATGTATCCAGGGAGACACCTGCCCAGGGGCAACGCTTGGACCTCCAGCCTCCAGCGGACAGATCTCCTTCCAGGAGCGTGCGCGCCGTCTCCGCAGCCCACCCCCTGTCCATCGTCGGCGTCCCGGCCCAGCCTCTCAGAATGCTCTTCCTGAGAGACGGCGAAGGCTGCTGGAGCTGCCGGTACAAGGCGCCCCCGTCTCCGTGGCCTGCGGAGCGGCCAGCCCCTCCTGCTCAGAGCCCGTCCGTCCACCAAGAGCCCGAGGGACACGCTGTCCCCGGGCCCCGGAGCGTCCTCTACGATGACCTCCAGGTGTCTTCTTCCTCCGAAGAGAGTGACTGGGAGCAAGACACCAGTGGCAACTGA